A genomic window from Lotus japonicus ecotype B-129 chromosome 1, LjGifu_v1.2 includes:
- the LOC130724696 gene encoding uncharacterized protein LOC130724696 isoform X2 produces MMGWVANQRSRRWKTNPRVLGVAFLCCMCFIFFTPTIPRSPTRHQFVDNRNLLGVPNTLNVMTSFPFLVVGVLGFVLALEGGVFNISSQGEVVSWALFYAGIAGVAFGSAYYHLKPDDHRVLWDTLPMMVVVSSLLSSLVVERLGHRIGLCCMFALFVAAFLCVLYERFCNDIRFCMIFQFILPLAVPVIAFMYRSRYTHSRYWFWCTGIYLLAKFEGVTDKKMFHVSKYVISGHSLEHLCLALIPIFLSIMLFYRELKFQS; encoded by the exons ATGATGGGTTGGGTGGCGAATCAACGCAGCAGAAGGTGGAAGACCAATCCTCGAGTGTTGGGAGTAGCTTTTCTGTGTTGCAtgtgcttcatcttcttcactccCACAATTCCTCGCTCTCCAACCCGCCACCAGTTCGTTGACAATCGCAATCTTCTCG GAGTGCCCAACACGTTGAATGTGATGACAAGTTTTCCATTTTTAGTTGTGGGTGTTCTGGGTTTTGTTCTTGCTCTTGAAGGAGGCGTCTTCAACATCAG TTCTCAAGGAGAGGTGGTGTCTTGGGCGTTGTTCTATGCTGGAATAGCAGGGGTGGCTTTTGGATCTGCTTATTACCATTTGAAGCCTGATGATCATCGTGTGTTGTGGGACACTTTACCG ATGATGGTGGTCGTCTCCTCTCTTTTGTCTAGTTTGGTTGTTGAAAGATTGGGCCACAGGATTGGGTTGTGTTGTATGTTTGCTCTCTTTGTTGCTGCCTTTCTTTGTGTACTTTATGAACG ATTTTGTAATGATATTCGGTTCTGCATGATCTTCCAGTTTATTCTGCCTCTAGCTGTTCCAGTAATAGCATTTATGTACCGCTCCAGATATACTCACTCCAGATATTGGTTTTGGTGTACAG GGATTTATCTGCTTGCAAAGTTCGAAGGTGTTACTGACAAAAAAATGTTCCATGTAAGTAAGTACGTTATCAGTGGGCATTCTTTGGAACACTTGTGCTTAGCGCTGATTCCAATTTTTCTCAGCATAATGCTCTTTTACAGGGAGCTCAAATTTCAAAG TTGA
- the LOC130724710 gene encoding NDR1/HIN1-like protein 6 — MTEPTTKPNGLVNGVAATNGNPGGPVKNQLYNPNRQMYRPQSHYNRRHRSNRSLCCCCCFWTILILLFAALAAAIVGAALYVLYRPHRPEFSITNLRIAKMNLTTSADSPPHLTTLFNLTLIAKNPNNHLIFFYEPFSVTAFSDSVQIGNGSLTAFGSDKNNQTSLRAVVSGSQDLDTESLSSLRSGLKARKGFPVTIQMDTKVKMKMEWLKSKKVGIRVRCTGIRGTVPAGKSPAVASVINSECKVDLRIKIWKFSF; from the coding sequence ATGACTGAACCAACCACCAAACCCAACGGCCTAGTTAACGGCGTCGCCGCCACCAACGGCAACCCCGGCGGCCCTGTGAAAAACCAGCTCTACAACCCCAACCGCCAAATGTACCGTCCCCAGTCGCACTACAACCGCCGCCACCGCTCCAACCGGAGCCtctgttgctgctgctgcttctggACAATCCTCATCCTCCTCTTCGCCGCGCTCGCCGCCGCCATTGTCGGCGCGGCACTCTACGTCCTCTACCGCCCTCACCGCCCGGAATTCTCCATCACCAACCTCCGCATTGCCAAGATGAACCTCACCACCTCCGCCGACTCGCCGCCGCACCTCACCACACTCTTCAACCTCACCCTCATCGCGAAGAATCCCAACAACCACCTTATCTTCTTCTACGAGCCGTTCTCCGTCACCGCGTTCTCAGATTCCGTGCAAATCGGTAACGGGTCGCTCACCGCGTTCGGGTCCGACAAGAACAACCAGACGAGCCTCCGTGCGGTGGTTTCCGGGTCGCAGGATCTGGACACGGAGTCGCTGAGTAGCTTGAGATCGGGGTTGAAGGCGAGGAAGGGGTTTCCGGTGACGATTCAGATGGATACgaaggtgaagatgaagatggagtGGCTGAAGAGCAAGAAGGTGGGGATTCGAGTGAGGTGTACCGGAATCAGAGGGACGGTGCCCGCCGGAAAGTCGCCGGCGGTGGCTTCCGTTATCAACTCTGAATGTAAGGTGGATCTTCGAATCAAGATCTGGAAATTCTcattctag
- the LOC130724684 gene encoding zinc transporter 4, chloroplastic isoform X2 has protein sequence MNSTACGGGGAGEELCRDDSAAFVLKFVAMASILLAGMAGIAIPLIGKHRRFLRTDGNLFVAAKAFAAGVILATGFVHMLSDATKALNSPCLPEFPWSKFPFTGFFAMVAALFTLLLDFVGTQYYERKQGLNRVPDEQTRVGSSEPETVKVFGEEESGGMHIVGMHAHAAHHRHNHPHGQDACHGIGGVKEHGHAHAHGHALISVADDGEEIDVRHVVVSQVLELGIVSHSVIIGLSLGVSQSPCTIRPLIAALSFHQFFEGFALGGCISQAQFKTSSATIMACFFALTTPVGIGIGTGIASVYNPYSAGALVAEGILDSLSAGILVYMALVDLIAADFLSKRMSCNFRLQIVSYCMLFLGAGLMSSLAIWA, from the exons ATGAACTCCACCGCTTGTGGAGGCGGCGGCGCCGGGGAAGAACTCTGTCGAGATGACTCAGCAGCGTTTGTTCTCAAGTTCGTCGCCATGGCGTCCATTCTCCTTGCCGGCATGGCCGGAATTGCCATCCCTCTCATCGGGAAACACCGCCGCTTCCTCCGCACCGATGGGAACCTCTTCGTCGCCGCCAAGGCCTTCGCGGCGGGGGTGATTCTTGCTACCGGGTTCGTCCACATGCTCTCCGACGCGACGAAAGCGCTCAACAGTCCTTGCTTGCCGGAGTTTCCATGGTCCAAGTTTCCCTTCACCGGTTTCTTTGCTATGGTGGCGGCGCTATTCACACTCCTCCTTGACTTCGTCGGAACTCAGTACTACGAGCGGAAGCAGGGGCTGAACCGTGTCCCCGACGAGCAAACGCGGGTCGGGTCGTCGGAGCCTGAAACCGTGAAGGTGTTTGGGGAAGAAGAGAGCGGTGGAATGCACATTGTGGGGATGCATGCACACGCGGCGCATCATAGACACAACCACCCTCATGGACAGGACGCGTGTCACGGCATTGGCGGCGTCAAGGAGCACGGCCATGCTCACGCTCACGGCCATGCTCTCATAAGTGTTGCTGATGACGGCGAAGAAATTGATGTCAGACACGTTGTTGTTTCACAG GTCTTGGAGCTTGGGATTGTATCACATTCAGTGATAATTGGGTTGTCTCTGGGAGTTTCACAGAGTCCTTGTACCATAAGGCCTCTGATTGCTGCACTATCTTTCCATCAGTTCTTTGAAGGGTTTGCACTTGGAGGCTGCATTTCTCAGGCACAGTTCAAGACTTCATCAGCAACAATCATGGCTTGTTTCTTTGCACTGACTACCCCGGTGGGTATAGGCATTGGAACTGGTATTGCTTCAGTGTATAACCCTTACAGCGCTGGCGCCCTTGTAGCAGAAGGGATTTTGGACTCGTTGTCAGCAGGGATTTTAGTGTACATGGCTTTAGTGGACTTGATAGCTGCTGATTTTCTCAGCAAAAGAATGAGTTGTAATTTTAGGCTGCAGATAGTTTCTTATTGCATGCTTTTCCTTGGTGCTGGATTAATGTCCTCGCTTGCAATATGGGCATGA
- the LOC130724684 gene encoding zinc transporter 4, chloroplastic isoform X1, whose product MFFIEDSWELLQLLIGKTVKEPISHHSTMNSTACGGGGAGEELCRDDSAAFVLKFVAMASILLAGMAGIAIPLIGKHRRFLRTDGNLFVAAKAFAAGVILATGFVHMLSDATKALNSPCLPEFPWSKFPFTGFFAMVAALFTLLLDFVGTQYYERKQGLNRVPDEQTRVGSSEPETVKVFGEEESGGMHIVGMHAHAAHHRHNHPHGQDACHGIGGVKEHGHAHAHGHALISVADDGEEIDVRHVVVSQVLELGIVSHSVIIGLSLGVSQSPCTIRPLIAALSFHQFFEGFALGGCISQAQFKTSSATIMACFFALTTPVGIGIGTGIASVYNPYSAGALVAEGILDSLSAGILVYMALVDLIAADFLSKRMSCNFRLQIVSYCMLFLGAGLMSSLAIWA is encoded by the exons ATGTTTTTTATTGAG GATTCCTGGGAACTGCTTCAGCTTCTCAttggaaaaacag TGAAAGAACCGATTTCTCATCATTCAACGATGAACTCCACCGCTTGTGGAGGCGGCGGCGCCGGGGAAGAACTCTGTCGAGATGACTCAGCAGCGTTTGTTCTCAAGTTCGTCGCCATGGCGTCCATTCTCCTTGCCGGCATGGCCGGAATTGCCATCCCTCTCATCGGGAAACACCGCCGCTTCCTCCGCACCGATGGGAACCTCTTCGTCGCCGCCAAGGCCTTCGCGGCGGGGGTGATTCTTGCTACCGGGTTCGTCCACATGCTCTCCGACGCGACGAAAGCGCTCAACAGTCCTTGCTTGCCGGAGTTTCCATGGTCCAAGTTTCCCTTCACCGGTTTCTTTGCTATGGTGGCGGCGCTATTCACACTCCTCCTTGACTTCGTCGGAACTCAGTACTACGAGCGGAAGCAGGGGCTGAACCGTGTCCCCGACGAGCAAACGCGGGTCGGGTCGTCGGAGCCTGAAACCGTGAAGGTGTTTGGGGAAGAAGAGAGCGGTGGAATGCACATTGTGGGGATGCATGCACACGCGGCGCATCATAGACACAACCACCCTCATGGACAGGACGCGTGTCACGGCATTGGCGGCGTCAAGGAGCACGGCCATGCTCACGCTCACGGCCATGCTCTCATAAGTGTTGCTGATGACGGCGAAGAAATTGATGTCAGACACGTTGTTGTTTCACAG GTCTTGGAGCTTGGGATTGTATCACATTCAGTGATAATTGGGTTGTCTCTGGGAGTTTCACAGAGTCCTTGTACCATAAGGCCTCTGATTGCTGCACTATCTTTCCATCAGTTCTTTGAAGGGTTTGCACTTGGAGGCTGCATTTCTCAGGCACAGTTCAAGACTTCATCAGCAACAATCATGGCTTGTTTCTTTGCACTGACTACCCCGGTGGGTATAGGCATTGGAACTGGTATTGCTTCAGTGTATAACCCTTACAGCGCTGGCGCCCTTGTAGCAGAAGGGATTTTGGACTCGTTGTCAGCAGGGATTTTAGTGTACATGGCTTTAGTGGACTTGATAGCTGCTGATTTTCTCAGCAAAAGAATGAGTTGTAATTTTAGGCTGCAGATAGTTTCTTATTGCATGCTTTTCCTTGGTGCTGGATTAATGTCCTCGCTTGCAATATGGGCATGA
- the LOC130724696 gene encoding uncharacterized protein LOC130724696 isoform X1, translated as MMGWVANQRSRRWKTNPRVLGVAFLCCMCFIFFTPTIPRSPTRHQFVDNRNLLGVPNTLNVMTSFPFLVVGVLGFVLALEGGVFNISSQGEVVSWALFYAGIAGVAFGSAYYHLKPDDHRVLWDTLPMMVVVSSLLSSLVVERLGHRIGLCCMFALFVAAFLCVLYERFCNDIRFCMIFQFILPLAVPVIAFMYRSRYTHSRYWFWCTGIYLLAKFEGVTDKKMFHVSKYVISGHSLEHLCLALIPIFLSIMLFYRELKFQRLVDLKDRL; from the exons ATGATGGGTTGGGTGGCGAATCAACGCAGCAGAAGGTGGAAGACCAATCCTCGAGTGTTGGGAGTAGCTTTTCTGTGTTGCAtgtgcttcatcttcttcactccCACAATTCCTCGCTCTCCAACCCGCCACCAGTTCGTTGACAATCGCAATCTTCTCG GAGTGCCCAACACGTTGAATGTGATGACAAGTTTTCCATTTTTAGTTGTGGGTGTTCTGGGTTTTGTTCTTGCTCTTGAAGGAGGCGTCTTCAACATCAG TTCTCAAGGAGAGGTGGTGTCTTGGGCGTTGTTCTATGCTGGAATAGCAGGGGTGGCTTTTGGATCTGCTTATTACCATTTGAAGCCTGATGATCATCGTGTGTTGTGGGACACTTTACCG ATGATGGTGGTCGTCTCCTCTCTTTTGTCTAGTTTGGTTGTTGAAAGATTGGGCCACAGGATTGGGTTGTGTTGTATGTTTGCTCTCTTTGTTGCTGCCTTTCTTTGTGTACTTTATGAACG ATTTTGTAATGATATTCGGTTCTGCATGATCTTCCAGTTTATTCTGCCTCTAGCTGTTCCAGTAATAGCATTTATGTACCGCTCCAGATATACTCACTCCAGATATTGGTTTTGGTGTACAG GGATTTATCTGCTTGCAAAGTTCGAAGGTGTTACTGACAAAAAAATGTTCCATGTAAGTAAGTACGTTATCAGTGGGCATTCTTTGGAACACTTGTGCTTAGCGCTGATTCCAATTTTTCTCAGCATAATGCTCTTTTACAGGGAGCTCAAATTTCAAAG GTTAGTTGATCTTAAAGATCGGCTTTGA